A region of Gracilinanus agilis isolate LMUSP501 chromosome 3, AgileGrace, whole genome shotgun sequence DNA encodes the following proteins:
- the LOC123240377 gene encoding kinetochore-associated protein DSN1 homolog: protein MPKIQDHQITSNPTPLKICTASSAILETAQDVSRKRKKSENSPKTGKSEDLNPTYMDPQEHNNNQKIKRKSWRRASMKETNRWKSLPPFHQGITELSRSISIVLAESKCLGCLLLSSFQFSAKKLEFFLKDVDGISLDTFRERVSSISEEFKHFTKRLEDDGTLQKCSKESKGQSTDIALEASMTEIKEYIARLSLECMNWDQLLLHHQKIAEEISRTLEEAKITDVHIDPALYLQSSQSEVLSTKPDYQKILDSQNEVFNCMEMVMDELQGSIRLLYSFMETTTQFFKKVSMQLGKRTAQQLETSPIRKLLNPQLQKPSLTH from the coding sequence ATGCCCAAGATTCAAGATCATCAAATAACGTCAAACCCTACTCCTCTGAAAATCTGTACTGCATCTTCTGCCATCCTGGAAACTGCCCAAGATgtctcaagaaaaagaaaaaagtctgagAATAGCCCTAAAACAGGAAAAAGTGAAGATCTCAACCCCACTTACATGGACCCACAAGAGCATAACAACAATCAAAAAATCAAGCGGAAGTCCTGGCGTAGGGCTAGTATGAAAGAAACAAATCGTTGGAAGTCACTGCCTCCCTTTCACCAGGGTATCACAGAGCTCAGCAGATCTATAAGCATAGTCTTGGCAGAAAGCAAATGCCTTGGCTGTCTTCTACTCTCCAGTTTTCAGTTTTCTGCAAAGAAACTTGAATTTTTTCTGAAAGACGTTGATGGCATCAGTCTTGATACTTTTAGAGAGAGAGTGTCTTCAATTTCTGAAGAatttaagcattttacaaagagACTAGAAGATGATGGGACCTTACAAAAATGCTCTAAAGAATCAAAAGGGCAGTCAACAGACATTGCCTTGGAAGCATCAATGACAGAGATAAAAGAATATATAGCCAGGCTTTCTTTGGAGTGTATGAATTGGGATCAACTACTGCTACATCATCAGAAAATAGCTGAAGAAATATCCAGGACACTAGAGGAAGCCAAAATAACTGATGTACACATAGACCCTGCTCTGTATCTTCAATCTTCACAAAGTGAAGTTCTTAGCACAAAACCTGATTACCAGAAAATACTAGACAGCCAGAATGAGGTTTTCAACTGCATGGAGATGGTGATGGATGAACTACAAGGATCAATAAGACTATTGTATTCTTTTATGGAAACTACTACCCAGTTCTTCAAGAAGGTGTCAATGCAGCTTGGAAAAAGGACTGCCCAGCAGTTGGAAACCTCACCAATTCGAAAACTGCTCAATCCTCAGCTACAAAAACCATCTCTCACACACTAA